Part of the Perognathus longimembris pacificus isolate PPM17 chromosome 1, ASM2315922v1, whole genome shotgun sequence genome, CCTTCCCTCCAGATGGTTCCTGTCCctggacagacagagacaggagacCCACACAGAGCCCCCACAGCTGGAaatcctcagctccacttcctggtaGAATGTGCTCTTGAAGCCCCCCAGCTGCCAGGAACCATTCCAACCTCACACCACACAAAGCCCCTGGCTCTGAGTTACAGGAATCTGGGAAAGGGTTCCCTGCGGTCACCCAGACATATCTCCCTATACCTCAGCAGGAGCTACAATGAATCCCATTCTGACCCTCATCAGGGAAAAGGCTTCAGGAAAAAGAGTTCAAACACAAAGCTAGTGGTGGCTGGTGTTCGAGAGCAGGGCTCAGGCAACCCAGGTGGGGGGGCCTACGAGCCTGGTGGGGCTGGACAGGTACAGAAGACCTGGAGCTGGGAAAGGTCTCCAAAGCATGCTGTGCTCCTTTCAGATTCCCTTCTTTTTTATCTGTCTACTGCACCCTCCTTTTCACAATGGCTGTCTGTTCCTAGGAAAAGGACAAAGGGGGAAGGGGACGCTAAATTGGGCAGGGCAGGCTGGCTTCTGCTGGAGACCAGGAAGAAGCACCTTGGTAACTACACCCCGCTCCATTCTGGGCCCAGCTGAGTCTCAAGGCAGTTGCCTGCTGTACCCAGACAGGCGCCCCTAATAAAGGCAAAGGTTCCCtcttgtctcctcctcccccctcactTCGCATCCTATCTACCCGTGCCCAGGGCTTCTCACCTGTACGAACCCCATGAGTCTGAAGGAAGGATCCTGTAGGGCAGCATCAGTGGCTGCCACCCAACGCGCTAGGGACGCAGCGCGGATGGGACCCGAGCACTGCCTGGCACCTAGGAGTCTTCCTCACCTTCGCTGGCAGTCCCGGGCTCAGCCTCGCGGGCCGGGCGCCACTGGCGAGCCAGCAGCGCCGTGAGCCCCTGGGCCCGGAGGAGGAGGCTGCCGCCCAGGAACAGGATCCCGCAGAGGACGAGCACAGACAGCACGCCCAGCACGGCCGCCTGCACAGCGCGAGACTCCCGGCCCTCGGGGGGCGGCAGGGGCTCCCCGGACTGGTTGCAGCAGCCCGCCGCACCCACCTGTGAGCCGTTCATGCTCCCACGCCTGCTCTCCAGATGTAGGAGCGGCCAGTTGTGGGGGAGTTTAGGCTGGTGGGTGGGCCCGGGACAGAGCAAGGCGGAGTGGGATTCAAGGGGCGGGTCTCAGAGCCCCAGGACCTCACTCCCAGATGCTCAAGCGCCTCCCAGACCAAGGCTCCAGGCTGGTGGTGTCAACTGACGGGATCCCTAGACAGGCAGGTGCATTTCTCCTCACTCCCAAGGCGCACACAGGTACCTTTGCGAATCTAGCCAGACTCAGATCCTACGTCACCAAGGCTCTCTTCCCTCGGCCATGAAGACCTAGGGCTAACACTTCCCTCGGGGCTATTCAAAGCCTATTCTAGTCACAGGCTGGGAGTGCTGAGACACTGGGCAGGACTCAGGACAAAAACATAAAGACGTTtctacccaggtgctggtggctcacatctctaaccctagctacccaggaagctgagatctgaggatcacagtttaaaggcaAACTGAGCAGAaattctgcaagactcttatttcaaattatgcaccaaaaaaagcctaaagtggaactgtggctcaagtgataagagcattagccatgaggaaaaaaaaaaaaaaaaaaaaaagctcagggaactgtgccaaggcctgagtttaagctccggGACtagcacctgaaaaaaaaaaaaaaataagtttctttCCTGGACCAAAGTTCAACACTGCTATGTGGCCCCACTGAGATGACGCAAACCAGCAGCCTGAAGTATCTGGGTGATGCTCTTAAGCTGGGGCAAACAAGCAGAACCAC contains:
- the Smim41 gene encoding small integral membrane protein 41 produces the protein MNGSQVGAAGCCNQSGEPLPPPEGRESRAVQAAVLGVLSVLVLCGILFLGGSLLLRAQGLTALLARQWRPAREAEPGTASEGEEDS